The proteins below are encoded in one region of Winogradskyella helgolandensis:
- a CDS encoding cation:proton antiporter, protein MDTYFIVLLIIGITSLLASFLPVIMKRFKISFTIPILLFGGILYYISAPLPWPNPIWQIDLTLRFSELVVIISIMVAGLKIGLNYSWKEWRNPIRLLSITMPMFMIVVFLISYYLLNFDGPIALLLAAVLAPTDPALASEIQLNQKQTVAKKNVGVQYNLTAEAGLNDGLAFPFVFLAILWSKNDTLEFDEWKEWLSYYVLYKVIVGTLIGIIIGFLYSYLTKKMSREYERKIHLAFVALSLTLISYGLAEVLSSYGFISVFFAGLFAHYHKHTSNETTESEPSLGFITDTEKFLIVFWMIFFGGSVMAGILNFITLPTFIFAIALVLVVRPILGYISLKTTSLSKKERFAISFLGIRGIGSVFYLTYAIRHGQFNDYNQVFSIVALVILTSILIHGFTAKRILFNLDKK, encoded by the coding sequence ATGGATACCTATTTTATTGTATTGTTAATTATAGGTATAACTTCTCTTTTAGCCAGTTTTTTACCCGTGATAATGAAGCGATTTAAAATTAGCTTTACAATTCCAATACTATTATTTGGTGGAATTCTATATTATATTAGTGCACCGTTACCTTGGCCTAATCCTATTTGGCAGATTGATTTAACCTTACGATTTTCAGAACTCGTTGTAATTATTAGCATAATGGTAGCTGGTCTAAAAATCGGTCTAAATTATTCATGGAAGGAATGGCGAAATCCAATAAGGTTGCTAAGTATAACGATGCCTATGTTTATGATTGTGGTGTTTTTAATATCCTATTACTTGCTCAATTTTGATGGGCCAATAGCGTTACTTTTAGCTGCTGTATTAGCACCTACAGATCCTGCACTCGCCTCAGAAATTCAATTAAACCAAAAACAAACGGTTGCTAAAAAGAATGTTGGTGTACAATATAATCTTACTGCTGAAGCAGGACTAAATGATGGTTTGGCATTTCCTTTTGTATTCTTGGCGATTCTATGGTCTAAGAATGATACTTTGGAATTTGATGAATGGAAGGAATGGCTAAGTTATTATGTGCTTTACAAAGTAATTGTTGGAACGTTAATTGGGATTATTATTGGCTTTTTGTACAGTTATTTGACCAAGAAAATGTCTAGAGAATATGAACGAAAAATTCATTTAGCTTTTGTTGCTCTTTCTTTAACCCTTATTTCTTATGGATTAGCTGAAGTACTGAGTTCATATGGTTTTATAAGTGTATTTTTTGCAGGTTTATTCGCCCATTACCACAAACATACCAGTAATGAAACTACAGAGAGTGAACCGAGTTTAGGATTTATAACAGACACCGAAAAATTTTTAATTGTCTTTTGGATGATTTTCTTTGGTGGTTCGGTAATGGCAGGCATTTTAAACTTTATAACACTTCCCACATTCATATTTGCTATTGCTTTAGTTTTAGTCGTTAGACCTATTTTAGGTTACATTAGTTTAAAGACAACGTCCTTAAGTAAAAAGGAACGATTCGCTATTTCATTTTTAGGAATTCGAGGAATTGGCTCGGTATTTTACCTAACTTACGCTATAAGACATGGTCAATTTAATGATTATAATCAGGTGTTTTCAATCGTGGCTTTAGTTATTTTAACTTCAATTTTAATCCATGGTTTTACAGCAAAACGCATCCTATTTAATTTAGATAAGAAATAA
- a CDS encoding TolC family protein gives MTHKLVILILILVMSWSGVAQNDTEKSYTLDECIAVALEHNLDLKSTNLQANSAKVNYQQSKANILPSINGDFSLGVNDGRSINPFTNAYINQELTFSNLGLSLDMTIFNGFRLLNSAKQSRLNKKASDLEIDAAKQDLILNVTLAYLQVLNARDVLELTKSRLETTKQQLEIQQGFYENESGNPADYADILGQVASDETSVLSSKSSLNNAKLSLMRLLNLEKSVNVDTEGLILDFKIYKLSADAVYKEALQNLATFKAKELRVEAAKKGVSVAKSQFTPEISLFGGVNTNYSSAAELFTSSGASIVETGDFVTVDGLDLPIMTEQTNFASKRIDYKDQLDNNLNTVVGVQVFVPLFNGFRAKNNVALEKIRVEESIIELERTHTDIKNAIAQVHFDMEAVYNRHLSLVKQVEAYEESYRINDIRFKNGVSNFLNYITSKNNLDNAKVNLANAKYEYLLRVKVLDYYRGVDVSIIE, from the coding sequence ATGACACATAAACTTGTAATATTAATCCTCATTTTAGTGATGAGCTGGTCTGGTGTTGCTCAAAATGACACTGAGAAAAGTTATACTTTAGACGAATGCATTGCAGTCGCTTTAGAGCATAATCTCGATTTAAAATCCACCAATTTACAAGCCAATTCTGCGAAAGTAAATTATCAGCAATCCAAAGCGAATATATTACCTAGCATTAACGGAGATTTTAGTTTAGGTGTTAATGATGGTAGAAGTATCAATCCTTTTACCAACGCTTATATTAATCAGGAATTGACATTTTCAAACTTAGGATTAAGCTTGGATATGACGATCTTTAATGGTTTTAGATTATTAAATTCAGCGAAGCAAAGCCGACTCAATAAAAAAGCTTCAGATTTAGAAATTGATGCAGCAAAGCAAGATTTAATTTTGAATGTTACGTTAGCTTATCTTCAAGTTTTAAATGCGAGAGATGTTTTAGAATTGACTAAGTCACGATTAGAAACAACGAAACAACAGCTTGAAATTCAACAAGGGTTTTATGAGAATGAATCTGGGAATCCAGCGGATTATGCAGATATTTTAGGACAAGTAGCAAGTGACGAAACTAGTGTTCTATCTTCTAAAAGTAGCCTAAATAATGCGAAATTAAGCTTAATGCGTTTATTGAATTTAGAGAAAAGCGTTAATGTAGACACAGAAGGATTAATCTTAGATTTTAAAATATATAAATTATCTGCAGATGCCGTTTATAAAGAAGCCTTACAAAACTTAGCGACATTTAAAGCTAAAGAATTACGTGTTGAAGCTGCAAAAAAAGGTGTGAGTGTAGCTAAGTCTCAGTTTACACCAGAAATATCCCTTTTTGGGGGTGTCAATACCAATTATTCTAGTGCTGCAGAATTGTTTACTTCATCAGGAGCAAGCATTGTTGAAACTGGGGATTTTGTAACGGTCGATGGTCTAGATTTACCAATTATGACAGAGCAAACCAATTTTGCTTCAAAACGTATTGATTATAAAGATCAATTAGATAACAATTTAAATACGGTTGTTGGTGTTCAAGTTTTTGTGCCATTATTCAATGGGTTTAGAGCTAAAAATAATGTAGCCTTAGAAAAAATTAGAGTGGAGGAGTCTATCATAGAATTAGAACGAACTCATACAGACATAAAAAATGCGATTGCTCAAGTTCATTTTGATATGGAAGCAGTTTATAATCGTCATTTAAGTTTAGTAAAACAAGTGGAAGCTTATGAAGAATCTTATCGTATTAATGATATACGTTTTAAAAATGGTGTGTCTAATTTCTTAAACTATATTACCAGTAAAAATAATTTAGATAATGCAAAAGTAAATTTAGCCAATGCCAAATACGAATACTTATTACGTGTAAAAGTTTTAGATTATTACAGAGGAGTAGACGTGTCTATTATTGAATAA
- a CDS encoding ABC transporter ATP-binding protein, translated as MKNTLLSLNEATRTVNSGSNKVTLLDNINLNVEEGEFISLMGPSGSGKSTLLNCIGMLDNFTDGGYTFLGEPVHSMKEKNRSKLYKEYIGFVFQAYHLIDELTVYENIETPLLYKNVKSSERKAMVADMLDRFNIVGKKDLFPVQLSGGQQQLVGIARALIGKPKLILADEPTGNLNSKQSEEIMELFAQLNKEGVTIIQATHSESNAAYGSRIINLLDGKIV; from the coding sequence ATGAAAAACACACTATTAAGTCTAAACGAAGCCACCAGAACTGTAAACTCAGGAAGTAATAAAGTTACGCTACTAGATAATATTAATTTAAATGTTGAAGAGGGAGAATTCATCTCACTAATGGGACCTTCTGGTTCTGGAAAATCTACTTTGTTGAATTGCATTGGCATGTTAGATAATTTTACAGATGGAGGCTATACCTTTCTAGGAGAACCTGTGCATAGCATGAAGGAAAAAAACAGATCCAAATTGTATAAAGAGTATATCGGATTTGTGTTTCAGGCTTATCATCTTATTGATGAACTCACCGTTTATGAAAATATTGAAACCCCGTTGCTCTATAAAAATGTAAAATCATCGGAACGCAAAGCGATGGTAGCAGATATGTTAGATCGATTTAATATCGTTGGTAAAAAAGATTTATTCCCAGTTCAATTAAGTGGAGGACAACAACAATTAGTTGGTATTGCTAGAGCATTAATAGGAAAACCAAAGCTAATTTTAGCAGACGAGCCAACAGGGAATTTAAACTCTAAACAAAGTGAAGAAATCATGGAGCTCTTTGCGCAGTTAAATAAAGAAGGAGTCACCATAATCCAAGCGACACATTCTGAAAGTAATGCTGCTTATGGCTCTCGAATTATTAATTTGCTAGACGGAAAAATAGTCTAA
- a CDS encoding head GIN domain-containing protein, with protein MRNLKYSLVILLVCMSQIALAQTKKPVEAFDKVIISPHIETTFVQGDEESVTIIESTEPEDKINIEVKGGTLRVYLDDAKETTKNESITKDGMKMKVPIYKGKVLTILVTYKNINALSLRGEQRTLCKSLMDEKKFTLNIYGESQVTFNHVNFDTFNVDIYGESELIIKKGTTVKQNITAYGAGIINLVDVDNKSSKLKAYGEAVFKIQASKSIKFTAYGEATLRHKGKAEVNKGLSFGDYEIKRID; from the coding sequence ATGAGAAATTTAAAATATAGCTTAGTCATACTATTGGTTTGTATGAGCCAAATTGCATTAGCGCAAACAAAGAAGCCTGTTGAAGCTTTTGATAAGGTTATTATAAGTCCACATATAGAAACCACATTTGTTCAAGGAGATGAAGAATCTGTAACCATAATAGAGAGCACAGAACCAGAAGACAAAATAAATATTGAAGTTAAAGGGGGAACACTTCGCGTGTACTTAGATGATGCGAAAGAAACTACTAAAAACGAAAGTATTACAAAAGATGGTATGAAGATGAAAGTGCCAATCTATAAAGGAAAAGTACTAACCATTCTAGTTACCTACAAAAATATTAATGCATTGTCTTTAAGAGGAGAACAACGCACGCTGTGTAAGAGTTTGATGGATGAAAAAAAGTTTACACTTAATATTTATGGTGAATCTCAAGTAACTTTTAATCATGTTAATTTCGACACATTTAACGTGGATATTTACGGTGAAAGTGAATTGATAATTAAAAAAGGAACTACAGTTAAGCAGAATATTACAGCGTATGGGGCAGGAATTATCAATCTTGTAGACGTTGATAATAAATCGTCGAAACTTAAAGCCTATGGAGAAGCCGTGTTTAAAATTCAAGCTTCAAAAAGCATCAAATTTACAGCTTATGGTGAAGCCACATTACGCCATAAAGGAAAGGCTGAGGTCAATAAAGGACTGAGTTTTGGAGACTATGAAATTAAACGAATAGACTAA
- a CDS encoding ABC transporter permease, whose protein sequence is MIRSYIKIAWRSLKTNRLFSIVNILGLSIGLATTLVLFLFILHERSFDSMYANKDKIYRVLLNTTEDDLETWTGSPSAVALELEANIPDIAEAGRLLKHDFGGTAFIKAGNEVFTEKKLFWSDASVLDMFDVEIVKGEGSEVLNIPNTVLLSERTAKRYFGNENPIGKTLTIDDVDVVEVKGVFKDFPENSSLDFNMVAPFLMQNAAKNPTWDNASFETFLLFNTASPNVANVEAKIQDILDKNVKKDEQWYNFSLQPLEQIHLYSSTYKDSYIERNGDINQIRNLTALAILILVIACINYMNLITARSQKRATDVGINKTLGASVRDIVVRFYIETGLITAIAMVLGGVLAVVALPMFNDIAGKELDISSLFSIEIIVFLILIWFVTSLISGSYPALYLSRFSPKEALKPSTNKGGVASVIRKGLVVVQFSASVVLIIGVIVIHQQLEYIQNKSLGYNPENVMAISTSAIRGGQANQALVNAFEKLPNVSVVGRSQGYPGMGVSGRSINKPNTDETMGISTNNSEREVADVLQLKLLAGQLLPKNKQVGDTLVEVVVNKTTVNFLGLSPEEAIGKKVAMQLGNNAYIHGVVEDFNFASLHNPIGAYAFHNSSREPKSYLLIRFTNEVLSETISNFENTFKNIAPNSAFEYTFLDKNLELLYEKEQRTANVGLLFSILAVIVACLGLFGLAAYMAEQRHKEIGIRKVFGASVPRIVQLLSMDFMRLVLISLAISFPLAFYFMNQWLQDFAYRITISWTVFAIAGALALVITFVTVGYQAVKAAVANPIKSLRTE, encoded by the coding sequence ATGATACGTAGTTATATAAAAATTGCTTGGAGAAGTTTAAAGACGAATCGTTTATTTTCAATTGTAAATATTTTAGGGCTATCCATTGGTTTAGCCACAACATTGGTTCTGTTTTTATTTATTTTACACGAACGTAGTTTTGATTCTATGTACGCCAACAAGGATAAGATCTACCGTGTACTTCTTAATACAACAGAAGATGATCTTGAAACTTGGACTGGTTCTCCTTCTGCAGTCGCACTAGAGTTAGAAGCTAATATTCCTGATATTGCAGAAGCAGGACGACTACTCAAACATGATTTTGGAGGGACTGCTTTTATTAAAGCAGGTAACGAGGTGTTTACTGAGAAAAAACTATTCTGGTCTGATGCTTCTGTATTAGATATGTTTGATGTTGAAATTGTTAAAGGAGAAGGTTCAGAAGTTCTCAATATTCCAAATACAGTTTTACTTTCAGAACGTACTGCGAAACGGTATTTTGGAAATGAAAATCCAATAGGAAAGACCTTAACCATAGATGATGTGGATGTTGTTGAGGTGAAAGGTGTTTTTAAGGATTTTCCTGAAAATAGTTCGTTAGACTTCAATATGGTGGCTCCGTTTTTAATGCAAAATGCAGCAAAAAATCCTACATGGGATAATGCGAGTTTTGAAACCTTTTTGCTCTTTAATACGGCGTCGCCAAATGTGGCAAATGTTGAAGCTAAGATTCAAGATATTCTAGATAAAAATGTTAAGAAAGATGAGCAATGGTATAACTTCTCGCTTCAACCTTTAGAACAAATCCATTTATATTCTTCGACTTATAAGGATAGTTACATTGAGCGAAATGGTGATATCAATCAAATTAGAAATTTAACGGCTTTAGCGATTTTAATTTTAGTAATTGCTTGTATTAATTATATGAATTTAATTACAGCGCGATCTCAAAAACGCGCCACAGATGTAGGTATTAATAAAACGCTTGGAGCATCTGTTAGAGATATCGTTGTTAGATTCTATATTGAAACAGGTTTAATTACTGCAATTGCTATGGTTTTAGGAGGTGTGCTTGCTGTTGTAGCATTGCCGATGTTTAATGATATTGCAGGAAAAGAACTCGATATTTCGTCACTTTTTTCTATTGAAATCATCGTTTTCTTAATCTTAATTTGGTTCGTAACAAGTCTTATTTCAGGATCCTATCCTGCATTATATTTATCACGATTCTCGCCTAAAGAAGCCCTCAAACCTTCTACTAATAAAGGAGGTGTCGCAAGTGTTATAAGAAAGGGATTGGTTGTGGTTCAGTTTTCAGCATCCGTTGTTCTGATTATTGGAGTCATTGTGATTCATCAGCAACTAGAGTATATTCAGAATAAAAGTTTAGGCTATAATCCCGAAAATGTAATGGCGATATCAACGTCTGCAATTCGCGGTGGACAGGCTAATCAGGCTTTAGTAAATGCCTTTGAGAAATTACCAAATGTCTCAGTTGTAGGACGATCTCAAGGTTATCCTGGTATGGGAGTTAGTGGAAGAAGTATTAATAAACCAAATACAGACGAAACCATGGGGATTTCAACAAATAATTCAGAGCGCGAAGTGGCTGATGTATTACAACTTAAGCTCTTGGCAGGTCAGTTGCTACCTAAAAACAAACAAGTAGGTGATACCTTGGTTGAGGTTGTGGTGAACAAAACTACTGTGAATTTTTTAGGCTTATCTCCAGAGGAAGCTATTGGAAAAAAAGTAGCGATGCAATTAGGTAATAATGCTTATATACATGGAGTTGTAGAGGATTTTAATTTTGCTTCGTTGCATAATCCAATTGGTGCTTATGCGTTTCATAACTCAAGCAGAGAACCAAAATCGTACTTGTTAATTCGATTTACAAATGAAGTCTTATCTGAAACGATTTCAAATTTTGAAAACACATTTAAAAACATAGCACCAAATTCTGCCTTTGAGTATACCTTTTTAGATAAGAATCTAGAATTACTATATGAGAAAGAACAACGCACAGCAAATGTCGGTTTGTTATTTTCAATTTTGGCAGTCATTGTAGCTTGTTTAGGTTTATTTGGTTTAGCAGCTTACATGGCAGAACAACGTCATAAAGAAATTGGAATAAGGAAAGTTTTTGGAGCAAGCGTTCCAAGAATCGTACAGTTACTCTCTATGGATTTTATGAGATTGGTATTAATTTCTTTAGCGATTAGTTTCCCGTTAGCATTCTATTTTATGAATCAATGGTTACAAGATTTTGCTTATCGTATTACTATTAGTTGGACCGTTTTTGCGATTGCTGGTGCATTAGCGTTGGTGATCACATTTGTTACGGTCGGCTACCAAGCGGTTAAAGCTGCAGTGGCAAATCCTATAAAAAGTTTAAGAACAGAATAA
- a CDS encoding ABC transporter permease, translated as MILNYIKIAFRTLRKNKGYSFLNIFGLAIGITCASLIFLWVEDEVSFDSEFEKQDQVYYVPTHQEYDGEWRTFNSTPGPFAEAMKTEIPGIVKASRTKHRDFLFAVNDNAINSGGRFVDEDFIEIFSLKFVEGNAKEAFNNPEAIVITQETAEQLYGKNIKVLGKVLKVDNTDNYLITGVIENLPKNVTFPINWIAPFERWSGDKEWTNGYGSFFADTFVELSPEADFNYVNDQVLGLLEKKTGDSDSKAFLHSIKDWHLRGNFENGKQVGGRIDSVRLFTIIALIILLIACINFMNLSTARSEKRANEVGVRKAMGSGRSRLIFQFISEALILSFIATLVSVLLLFILLPQFNLLIEKNLVLGLAQPLHIIFLLGITLVCGVFAGLYPAFYLSSFNPVEVLKGLKVTQGSATFIRKGLVVGQFTISIVFIICTILVYQQIQHVKNRDLGFDKDQLISLNVNGTMIEKFDVIKQDLIHTGAVSSVGLNNSGILNGGNNGSNLTWTGGTDTEDVLIFFRYISSDFLETAGMKLAEGRGFSENVAKDSSSVLITESFAKLMGTGSAIGKKVIRDDTYTVIGVVKDYLFEDMYGQSDPVLFFNYLGESSYMYLKTNPNIEPNEMLSKVEAVMKKHNPAFPFEYSFVDDAFNAKFRSEQLIGKLSQLFALLAILISCLGLFGLAAYTAEQRSKEIGVRKVLGASVAGIVKLLSKDFLKLVGLSIVIAIPMAWYVMDNWLQNYAYRIEINWWIFVIAGVVAIVIAMITVSFQAIKAALANPVDSLKTE; from the coding sequence ATGATTTTAAATTATATAAAAATAGCATTCCGGACTTTACGTAAAAATAAAGGGTATAGCTTTCTAAACATTTTTGGATTAGCCATAGGAATTACGTGTGCTAGTTTAATTTTTCTTTGGGTTGAGGATGAGGTAAGTTTCGATTCGGAATTTGAAAAACAAGATCAAGTGTATTACGTGCCAACGCATCAAGAATATGATGGAGAATGGCGAACGTTCAATTCTACACCAGGACCATTCGCGGAAGCTATGAAAACGGAAATTCCAGGAATTGTTAAAGCATCGCGTACCAAACATAGAGACTTTTTATTTGCGGTTAATGATAATGCCATTAATAGTGGTGGACGTTTTGTAGATGAAGATTTTATAGAAATTTTTAGTTTAAAGTTTGTAGAAGGAAATGCAAAAGAGGCTTTTAATAATCCTGAAGCAATCGTTATTACTCAAGAAACGGCAGAGCAGCTTTATGGCAAAAACATAAAAGTATTAGGCAAAGTACTTAAAGTAGACAATACAGATAATTACCTGATTACAGGAGTTATTGAGAATTTACCAAAGAACGTAACGTTTCCTATTAATTGGATTGCGCCATTTGAGCGTTGGAGTGGAGATAAAGAATGGACCAATGGTTATGGTAGTTTTTTCGCAGATACATTTGTTGAGTTGTCACCAGAAGCTGATTTTAATTATGTAAATGATCAAGTCCTTGGATTACTTGAGAAAAAAACAGGAGATAGTGACTCAAAAGCATTTTTACATTCTATAAAAGATTGGCATTTAAGAGGTAATTTTGAAAATGGAAAGCAAGTTGGAGGACGCATAGATTCGGTTAGATTATTTACAATTATTGCTTTAATTATTTTACTTATAGCTTGTATTAACTTCATGAATTTATCGACTGCACGAAGTGAGAAACGTGCGAATGAAGTTGGAGTAAGAAAAGCCATGGGTTCTGGTCGTTCACGATTAATTTTTCAATTTATATCGGAAGCTTTAATCCTTTCTTTTATCGCGACTTTGGTAAGTGTGTTATTGCTCTTTATTTTATTACCGCAATTTAACTTGCTTATTGAGAAGAATTTAGTTTTAGGATTAGCGCAACCACTACATATTATCTTTTTATTAGGAATTACGCTTGTTTGTGGAGTCTTCGCTGGCCTTTATCCAGCATTCTACTTGTCTTCGTTTAATCCTGTTGAGGTTTTAAAAGGTTTAAAAGTCACTCAAGGATCTGCAACATTTATTAGAAAAGGATTAGTTGTTGGTCAGTTTACAATTTCAATTGTTTTTATCATTTGTACCATTTTGGTTTATCAACAAATCCAACATGTAAAAAACAGAGACTTAGGTTTTGATAAAGACCAGTTGATTTCATTGAATGTCAATGGTACTATGATTGAAAAATTTGATGTCATCAAACAAGATTTAATACATACAGGAGCTGTTTCAAGCGTAGGTTTAAATAATTCAGGTATTTTAAATGGAGGCAACAATGGTTCTAACTTAACATGGACGGGCGGAACAGATACAGAAGATGTATTGATTTTCTTTAGATATATCAGTTCAGATTTTTTAGAAACAGCAGGTATGAAACTTGCCGAAGGTCGTGGTTTTAGCGAAAATGTAGCAAAAGATAGTAGTAGTGTTTTAATTACCGAATCGTTTGCTAAGCTTATGGGAACTGGCAGTGCTATTGGTAAAAAAGTAATACGAGACGACACTTACACAGTAATAGGTGTTGTAAAAGATTATCTGTTCGAAGATATGTATGGACAAAGTGATCCTGTGTTATTTTTTAATTATCTGGGTGAATCTAGTTACATGTATCTAAAAACGAATCCTAATATTGAACCAAATGAGATGCTGTCTAAAGTTGAAGCGGTAATGAAAAAACATAATCCTGCCTTTCCTTTTGAGTACAGCTTTGTAGATGATGCTTTTAATGCCAAATTTAGAAGTGAACAACTCATTGGAAAACTCTCTCAACTATTTGCCTTACTAGCAATTCTTATTTCTTGCCTTGGGCTTTTTGGATTGGCCGCTTATACTGCAGAACAACGTAGTAAAGAAATTGGAGTAAGAAAAGTATTAGGTGCTAGTGTTGCAGGTATTGTGAAATTATTATCTAAAGACTTTTTGAAGTTGGTTGGTCTTTCCATTGTTATCGCAATTCCTATGGCTTGGTATGTTATGGATAATTGGCTTCAGAATTATGCGTATCGCATAGAAATTAATTGGTGGATTTTTGTAATAGCAGGAGTTGTTGCTATTGTAATTGCGATGATTACGGTAAGCTTTCAAGCGATAAAAGCAGCATTGGCAAATCCTGTAGATAGTTTAAAAACCGAATAA